ctgcttccggctttctctctgtctctatctctcgCTCGAGCTAGCTAGCTCGCGCTGGCTCGCTCGCTCActctttgtatttatcctgtttataaaggactccagtaataggattaagactcaccctagTTCTTAACTGATCAAAAGTTCCCTTCTATactaggttcacacccacaggaatggattagctctaaggatatCATTTTTTGGAGACTGTAAAGACCTCAGACTTACCCCACAAGATTGTGAATCTGTGAATAGAGAtaccttttctctcttccttaccGATCtcgatgccttttatttcattttctttgctaATTTGCCCTAACTAAAACCTCCAGTGCAATGTTAAATTGAAGTGGTGAAAGTGGAAATCCTTGTGTTGTTCTAAAAGGATTAAATTCTTCTTACCTGCTGAATGATCTTAATTGGGAATatagaaaaggaatttattgagGGCATTTTCTGTTGCTAGTTTTTGTATATGGCTGTGAAATTAATAGGTTTTAGTTCAAAAGTAAATGCTTGTCAATGATGAGTTGCTTTGGTTTTTCATGCATAAATTTGAAATGTTATTATTTATTATCCGCTAAAGTCCTACATTCTAAATTTGTACACTAAAGATAAGATAAAATATGTTTCTGGTCTTACAAAAAGTTTATTTTGAGGTTACTAAGGATAAAAATCAAACTATAATTGAATACAGTAAtagaaatgaaagataaaaattatgCAGTGAGCCCTAGAGACCCTTTATTCTTGTCAAGGGTCATTTTTGAGAGCAAAGGCTAGTTCTCTATAATGATAAGCATAACCCAAAACATTCTAATTTTTCTTAACCAGTGTGttggtttgaagctgtacataccccagaaaaacatgttcttgaatttaatccattcctgtggatgtcaACCCATTATAAGAAGGATGTTTTTGATGAGgctccttcagttaaggtgtgacccatctcattcaggatgagtcttaatcctgttattggagttctttataaacagaatggatacagagagaaaaaaagaaagtcatgggagcaaaaagttgaaatcaacaaaacctggaagagaagcaaGAGACTAGGACATgttgccatatgccttgccatgaggcagaagagccaaggattgTCAGCAGCTGGTCctgggaaagaaagcatcaccttgatgatgccttgatttgataTTTTCCAcgtcttgaaactgtaagctaataaattcccactgtttaagttgacccatttcatggcatttgctttgagcagccttaGAATCTAAAACAACCAGTTATGGATCTTTTTCtgaatatatctattttttttaacttttttttttcagttattccaACTTTGTGATGTGTTCTGTAATTTCAGATTGATCAAGTGGCCTTCAGATTTAACCTGGTCCTTTGATTTCAAAGGATTGTCCCTGAATTATATTAACTGTTTATAATGTGCTGGCACTATATTAGGCACTGGGATATGATGCTTGttaagtctctgctttcaaaaaGTTCACTTTCTAGCATTGTTAAACAATTAGTGTTCatgttttatgattttaaaaacatcatactctttatttctaggttaataatcttttcattttttacctGCCACTTGCTTTTTCCTGCTCACTTCTCAAGATCTTTACtagctttcttatttttctggggATAGATGTTTTCCCTGGAGGACATTATTGGACATTTTTGCTGCTGTACCTTATTGAAATTTCTTCAGGGAACAATGTATACTAGGAGTTAGCATAggcatgtttttcttttattctcttttaagCTCACTACTTTGTCTGTTGCTACTtgaaagttcattttaaaattttatatgtactTACCTCACTGAACTGTGTTTGAGATTtgaacatggaaaaaaaaaacagaacatctGATTTCTCAGCAGTTGTCtctattatcattttaaaatatatttatttttttctctcttaaccAGGAAAAGTGGGTCGAAGTTGCCTCAATGAAAGTGCCCAGAGCAGGCATGTGCGTTGTGGCAGTCAATGGGCTTCTGTATGTTTCTGGAGGTCGCTCTTCCAGCCATGATTTCTTGGCTCCAAGCACCTTGGACTCAGTTGAAGTTTATAATCCTCATTCAGATACATGGACAGAAATTGGTAATATGATCACCAGTCGTTGTGAAGGGGGTGTTGCTGTATTATGAAATATAAAGCATAAAAGAGCACAAGAATTACTTTGAAAATACAGGATCTGACATTTTGCAAATCATACATATATTTGGTGTTACTACCCTCTGATTCTgtcatattttccctttatttcgtGGAGAAATGACTACAAGGATGATTTTTCTGAGAATTTGAATGAGTAGGGATATTGAATATATCCTAAACTAATTAAGAGCTCAAACAAATTTGCCAAGCCTACTAACAATAGATATACTGTTTATACTCTAGAATCGTGCAGTTAAGGGTAAAGTCCTATTTGTAAAAGTGATTTGTTAGAGACTTCTTAGCAAATAACCCTTTTAGCTGCTTCTCCAGTGCAATTCATACTGTAACATGACTTTTGTGTGATGGAGGAATAATATCAATGATACAGTTGAAAGATCTTGGAGCATTCATCATTCAATCCAGGGCACAACTTTCCAACCTAGAGAAAAAGCAAATTAAGCTTTTACTTGATTGCAGGCATCCTCACTAGCCGCATAGTTTTTACTGACAGCAAATATTCTGGGAGTGGCATGTGGTAAATACCTAGCTATCTATACAGATAAATAGGTTTTGCCTGTTGATAATAGCTTAAGAAAAGTTTTTGCTCAGTCATATTTTTTGTCTTAATGCTGAGAAATGCAAGTGAGGAATAGGAGGTTCTTAGTGACAGTTCTTTATTATAATAGGATTATCTAATGGGTGATAGGGCCCTGCAGGAGGTATTATGTACCTAGTAAgtttcttactttttttcctagttatcaaaaatatctaattttggctttgggaagaagaaattttattaggttaaaaggCTTTGTGAATGTTATTTGTACTTGATCTCTTACTTGTATTTGTATTTGATCTCTCTACAAAGTTACTCCCTAGACTGTCTTGGAGAAGGCTGATATGTAGTACCTATgaaactttattttatagacactGACTCATAACTGCGagttcaaagacttttgaaaactTATATCCCCGTGGGAACCCTTCTAAAGAATTGTTCTCTGTTCAGTTCTGAGAGGAAGATTCATCATGCACATGGTAATCACTTTTAAGTGATTTCTAATAGCCAGTTGGAGCCATATATATTACAGGTCTTGCACGTATTTAGATTTAACTAAATCTTCAAATTCAGTTGACTGAAGAATTTGATTTGCATATCCATGATTTCCCCATTTCTTACTAAGGCCTTTTGATACATTGTTATAAGGCATCAATAGGTTATTTAGATAGAACACCTTTGGTAAGCATTAAAGACTCCTAGGTAGCCACTCATATCTGGCCCACAAGTATAGttcatttcataattttttttttttatggacttgattttttttttaaaaagatttatttatttatttaatttccccccctcccctggttgtctgttcttggtgtctatttgctgtgtattgtttctttatccgcttctgttgtcgtcagcggcatgagaagtgtgggcggcaccattcctgggcaggctgcactttcctttcatgctgggcggctttcctcacgggcacactccttgcgcgtgggctcccccacgtgggggacacccctgcgtggcacggcactccttgcgcgcatcagcactgcgcatggccagctccacacgggtcaaggaggcccggggtttgaaccgcggacctcccatatggtagacggacgccctaaccactgggccaaagtccgtttccctcatttcaTAATttaagtgtatgtgtgtattagCAAAATTTTACTTAGTGTAGAAGAAAGCTGCATCCCCTTCTCTGAGTTATCTTGGAAGTCTGCAGGGTCATAGATGCCTGGTTGGGATCTGTAAAATGTCAAAGAATGAAGTATAAAGATAATTTGTATACAGTGTAAGTTTTAACCCATGtgcctttaatattttctagTCACAGAGAATCTATACTGATTCAAAACAGATTTATAAAACACTTCTAGTTTAATCCTCATTATTGGTTAGTACCAACCTAAAGTGGCACTGTGTCGGGAGGTGTTTTACACTGCTGTGGTAGAAATATGTCAGGAGAATGAGTATTTGGGTTTAATAGGTCCAGAAAATCCCTGAAAATAGGTACTTTGCTTTGTAAATTTGCTTATTTCCTAGGTAACAGACTGTTTTAAAAGAATGTACTAATAAAGCATTTAGATTTTTTTGGGGTATTAGTTTATTAACAGTGTTCCTCCTGCACATCattctgccatgtggccacacatgTAAAACTTGgatatttataacctataatggggaattgtagtcagccctctttatcacttttcagccccttcctctctacctgggactcctgatctgttattttcttccatttctcatcctccttacctgaataaattatggcctaactcaaaaacaaaaaccaaaaaaaagtatTCCTGGATTACCAAACTATAGTAGCATTCCCCAGGATATTTcgtttttgtataattttagagatttgcacatttttttttaatcttttttttttctcccccatccctccattgtctgctgtctgtgtccgttctctgtgtgttcttctgtatatgctttgtattctcattaggcagctctgggaatggatcctgggagcttccggagtgggagagaggtgatcattctcttgtgccacctcaactccctggtctactgtgtctcttattgtctctcctgtgtctctttttgttgcatcatcttgctgtgccagctctccgtataggctggcactcctgcacgggcagcactccacgtgagCTAACactctgtgtgtgggccagcttgccttcaccaggaggccctgggtatctaaccctggacttcctatatggtagatgggagcccattgcttgagccacatccacttccctattgtcttttttttaaaaagatatatgggtcacagaaaatgttacattaaaaaatataagaggttcccatataccccactccgcacctgcccccccccactcctcccacatcaacctctttcatcagtgtggcacattcattgcatttgatgaatatattttggagaattgccataccacatggattatagtttacattgtagtttacaatctcccccctgccattcagtggattatggcaggatatataatgtcctgcatctgtccctgcagtatcattcaggacaactcaaagtcctgaaaatgcccccatatcacacttcttccctcctctccctgccctcagcaactcccatggccactgtctccagagcgatacattttctcccattgctaaaGTCTCAATaatactatagtagaataccagtaagtccactctaacccatattttgttcctccatcctgaggaccctgggatggcagtgtccactccacctcactTCTAAattgagggggcttagatccaatatggctgatggatgtattctcttgcttgcagttacagactttcagttctctggtgtggtggttgatcatcctaaactccttgttagctgacctggataagtccaatgaactggagagttggtgttgcaactctgctgaggctcagggcccagctggcacatggacagtccagaaattcaagttaCCTGAGCGTATAACAACCCtggcgccaaccacaggttcagtaaagtgacagaagaggcatgtgtagagaaaaattacatctgagtccacctccatcacactcaggagtacaaattccaaagtagggcccactggcaaggcaatggattccagagccatctgccataatgTAGGGACCTGGGTGTCtacgtagccctcaggagtaccactacttggggttgtatctacttaggctgtctctgggatcctgctgagacgtgcataagaacgacccctctgatgacctcctgactcattttgaagtcacttagtctcttttgtctttaccatttccccttgcaaatttgtttttacatttaatttcagtttttgagTAACAAAGTGATCTTTTGCCATATTTGATAATATACTTCTGTATATCCTGTCcatctaaaaattaaaatcttacaTACTTAATTTTCTTAAGCACACATTGTAATTCAGCTGCAGAATAGCATCTGTTTAGTGAAATTGGGCAATTAGTTTAAAAATAGGACTTGCCCCTATTCTGACAGAGGTCAGGGAAAATTTTGCCAAGTATATATGGTACTCAAAGATCTTATGAAGGGTGTaagcttcctttccttctttctccataTTAAAAAAGGatcctggggagtggatgtggctcaagcggttgagcacctgcttcccacatgggaggtcctgggatcagtccccagtgcctcctaaaaataaaaaaaacaacaaacaaaaaaaacaactcagggaagccaatgtggctcagtggttgagcactgattTCCCACATAggcggtcctgggttcattccctggccccagtaccttaaaaaaaaaaatcctgtattGGTTGTAGCCATGGGCTTAAACTGGTAAGCTTTAGTTATCAGAACTAGATCTAGTTCTGTGGTGTGTAAGAAAGTACATAACTTACCACTCTAGTCCCTGATGAATTACTTGTTAGCAAGAATCAGTAGAGTAGAAATCTtatgtatataatttacatatgaaAATTGACTAATACttaaatagatatatttttttatttatatattttttaaaaagatttatttctctcccctcccccctcccccctcccccctccccccctttccccccagttgtctgctctctgtgtccattcgctgtgtgttcttctgtgactgcttctatccttagcagcagcactgggaatctgtttctttttgttgtatcatcttgtgtgtcagctctccgtgtgtgcggtgccattcttgggcagctctccttatgagacgcactccttgcgcttggggctcccctacgtggggacacccgtgtggcatggcactccttgtgcgcatcagcactgcacgtgggccagctccacgtgggtcagggaggcccggggtttgaaccacggacctcccacatggtaggtggaggccctatccattgggccaagtccacttcctgatcACCTGTTATTTTCAGCCACTCATGGATAAGAGATTTTCTTCTTAAAGTGGACAAATCTGTTTTAAATGATCACAGAGAATGAGCCAaaagggatttttcctttttatttaaacattttcaagataGATAAATTATTGAAATGTCTAAGTAGCTGGCTATATAattcataaaaagaatgaaaaagacctATAACCTAATATGACAGGAATAGGACTTTTGTGGATTTTCAAGCTTTTACTTAAGTAATTACTATGAAGTAAcaatttctaaaaatgaaaaacaatcacTGAAGAATAAGTTATCATTGGTaagaaaaaggaaccaaacaagaAAAAGGTGATGGCAAAAATCCAGCCTTTATAAGACTTATAACAAACACGCTAATTATCTAAAgagtaattctatatttattcTACTTGACCAGGTCTTTTGGGTCCTTTCTCTGGATATGCATCTTTAACTAGTAAAGtgattataaatgaaaaaaaggctACTAAAGTGACTACTATCCTCAAGGCTTTGAACCAATTGGGATAATGTggcaagagaaaaaattcaacatgtAATGCTATCCCTAGACCTATTATTACCATGACTATAGCTTCACTGAGTCTTTCACAGATAAGAAAGGCATaccatgaaaacaaaacaggggCTGTGCTGTTAGCTAAATTAAGAAAGTCTGGTTTGGCTGGACTATTTTCTGGCAGAGTAAAACCCCATCTGACTCCTCCCAAGAAAGATAGGAAACTGGCTCCATAAGCCATCTGAGTAAAAGCTAATATGGGGATGTAAGTCTTTGTTATCACCATGACCAGAGGTGGAGCCACAAAGGGGATTAGTCCTGCCAGAGATATGTATAGGGCTGGCTTTGGGCTGTTGGGCAGGTAAGTGATGGTGCTTGGTGGCCTGGCTGGAAGTATTGCTTGCTTCTGCTTCTTCTTAAAGCAGCATGGGGAAGTATGATAGCATTGTGTCTTGCTCATACACACTGGAAATGACGAGAAAAACCAAAGCCTTGGAAACAAAGGGGAAGAGTTCTGCTGGAGAGATGTCTTGAGGGAAAGTATATCTATTTTCCTGCTGACTCCTAGTCCCACTGTGAAAGGGTACTTCAGCATCTATATAGAAACAGAACCAGaagacaaaaatacatttttaaaaatatctcagtTAACCCCcatataaaacaatataaaaaaaccCCAATGTGCTTTCCAT
Above is a genomic segment from Dasypus novemcinctus isolate mDasNov1 chromosome 9, mDasNov1.1.hap2, whole genome shotgun sequence containing:
- the TMEM69 gene encoding transmembrane protein 69, encoding MLHFIQKCSRASSKMLKYPFTVGLGVSRKIDILSLKTSLQQNSSPLFPRLWFFSSFPVCMSKTQCYHTSPCCFKKKQKQAILPARPPSTITYLPNSPKPALYISLAGLIPFVAPPLVMVITKTYIPILAFTQMAYGASFLSFLGGVRWGFTLPENSPAKPDFLNLANSTAPVLFSWYAFLICERLSEAIVMVIIGLGIALHVEFFLLPHYPNWFKALRIVVTLVAFFSFIITLLVKDAYPEKGPKRPGQVE